The sequence CCGCGCGCTGGCCGAGGCCCGCGACGTGGCCGCCGTCCGGGAGCGCGTGCTGGGCGCCGACCACGCCGACACCCTCGTCAGCAAGCGGGAGATCGCGGTGTGCCTGGGCTGGCTCGGGCGCTGGGGTGACGCCCTGGGCGTCTACCACGAGGTCGCCGACGCGCGCGAGGCGCTGCTCGGGCCCGACCACCCCGACACCCTCACCAGCCGCAACGACGAGGCCCGTTGCCTGGAGCACCTCGGCCGCAGCGACGAGGCCCAGGCGCTGTACCGGCGCGTCGCCACCCACCGGGAGGACGGCCCGGAACGCCTCTAGCGGGTCCTGGCGGGTCCGTGGCCCGGTGAACTCCACCCGCCCGGCGGGCTGTCTTCGTCCGGGCGCTTCGATCTCCCGGCGGGCTCCCCTCCCCGGTCAGGCGGCGATCGGTGCCAGGACCTCGGCGGTGGCGGCGTGCACGCCGGGGGCCGCGGCCAGGAAGTCGCGGCTGGTCAGGCTCCAGGGCGCGCCGTCGATGTCGGTGACGGTGCCGCCCGCCTCGGCGACCAGCAGCGCACCGGCCACCAGGCCGGAGCGGACGTCGGAGAACTGCCAGAAGGCGTCCATCCGCCCGGCCGCGACATGGATGAGCTGCAAGGTGGCCGGTACCGACACCCGCACCACGAGCCCCGCGACCAGCATCGCGGTGACCGACGCGCCGATCCTGCGGAAGGTGCGCTCGTCCTCGCCCGGCTTCGCCTGGCCGGTGCCGGTCAGGGCGGCGGCCAGGTCGTTCTTGGCGGACACCCGCAGCGGCCTGCCGTCGAGCCGGGCGCCGAGGCCGGCGACGGCCGTGTACGTCTCCCCGGTCAGCGGCAGGTGGACGGCGGTCAGGACCGGCCGGTTGTCGCGCACCAGCGTGGCGGTGACCGCCCAGTCCGGCATGCCGTGCACGTGGTTGATGTTCCCCTCGGCCGGGTCGACCACCCACCACTCGCCAGGCGGCAGCGCCCCACCGGCCAACTCGTCCTCGGCCCACCGCGATCCGGGCCGGTCCGTGAGCAGCGGGGGCATGAGCACGTCCAGGACGGCGGCGTCGTTGGCGTGGATCTCGCCGACGATCTCGTCGAGGCCGCTGCCGCGGGCGTCCGCGGTGAAGCGCTCGCGCAAGGTGGCCCCCGCGGCCCTGACGGCGGCGGTCACGGTGTCCAGAAGCGCGCGGTCGAGGTCGGAGGACGGGGCAACGGACATGGGGTTCTCCTGGGGTGGCATCCGGTCGGAGCGGGGAATCGGTTCCCTCGCCGCCTGCTCTTCGACGGTAGGCAGCACGGCTCTTGACGGCAAATGCATCGTTGGCAGTGGTGGAGTTACCTGTGTGCACTACGTGTTCCGTGCATGAAGATGGCCGCGGAATGCACGGAGATTGCTGTGGTATCGGGCCGTCGCGCGGGTGCGGGCTTGAGTCTCCCGCCGGGGGAGACCCGAGGATGGGGCACATGAACGGCCCCACGCTCTACTCGATCGGCGAGTTGGCCCGGCGCACCGGGACCACGGTGAAGACCGTCCGGTACTACTCCGACCGCGGCCTGCTGCCGCTCGCGGACCGCAGCCCGGCCGGCTACCGCCGCTACGCCCACGACGCCGTCGCCCGCCTGGACCTGGTACGCACCCTGCGCGAGCTGGGGCTGGACCTCGCGGCCGTCCGGAAGGTGGTGGACCGGGAACTCGCGCTGCCGGAGGTCGCCGCGGTGCACGCCGACGCCCTGGACGTCCAGATCCGGGTGCTGCGGCTGCGGCGCGCGGTGCTGGCCGCCGTGGCGGAGCGCGGCGCGACCCCTGAGGAGACCCGTCTGATGTACCGGCTGGCCATGCTCTCCGAGACCGAACGCCGGCGGCTGGTCGGCGACTTCCTTGGTGCCGCCTTCGCCGACGTGGCAGGCGACCCGAGGTTCGCCGGCATCATGCGCTCGATGACCCCCGAACTGCCCGATCACCCCGACGCGGAACAGGTCCGGGCGTGGGTGGAACTGGCCGAGCTCGCGCAGGACCCCCGCTTCCGGGCCCATCTGCGGCAGCTGGTCGAGGAGCAGGCGGCCGGGCACCCTCCGGGCGAACCGCCCATGCTGCACGGCAGTTTGGCCGCGATCGTCCGTGACCAGGTCGCTCCGGCCGTGGCGGCGGGCGCCGATCCGGCTTCTCCGCGGGCCGATCCGATCGTCGCGGTCCTCCTGACCCGCTGCGCCCATCTCCTCGACCGCGGCGACGGGGACGGGGACGGGGACGGGGACGGCGACGGTGAGGGCGACGGCGACAGTGGCGACGGTGCCGGGCCCGATCCGCGGCGGCGACTGGCGGCCCGGCTGGAGCGCATGAACGACCCGCGCCGGGAGCGGTACTTCGCGCTGCTCGCGGTGATCAACGGCTGGCCCGAGCCGGAGAGCCTGCGTCCGGTGCTCGACTGGGCAGCCCGCGCCCTGCACGCCCGGGCACCGCGATGACGTGGTGGCCGCGGCGCGGTCCCGGAACGGCGGACGCCGCGTCACGTCGAGGCGCCCGCGGATACGATCCTGCGATGAACGCGACCGTCGTCCTCGCGGCCCCCGCCACACCGACCGCGCCGGCGCTCGTGCTGCGCCCCTGGTGCGAGGGGGACGCCGCCGCGCTGGTCGAGGCGTACCGGGACCCGGGGATGCGGCGGTGGACGAGCCGCTGTCCGGACAGCGAGCACGACGCGGTGCGGTGGGTGCGGGCCGAGGAACGGGGCTGGGCGCAGGGCGACCGGTTCGGCTTCGCCGTCCTCGAAACGGCCCCGGACGGTGCGCCGCCGGGGTTGGTGGGCAATATGGTGCTCAAGGACGTCGCGTCCGGCGTGCCCCGCGCCGAGGTCGGCTACTGGACGGTGGCCAGGGCGCGCGGCCGTGGCGTCGCCCCGCGCGCCCTGGAAGCGCTCACCGCGTGGTCCTTCGACGTCTTCGGGGCCGCCGGTCTGGAACGCCTCGAACTCCTCCACCAGCTCGACAACGCGGCGTCCTGCCGTGTCGCGGAGAAGGGCGGTTACCGCTTCGACCGGCTCCTGCCGGCCGCTCCGCCGGCCTACCCGCTCGACGGCCATCTGCACGTACGGCACGCGGCCGCCTGACCCGGTCCCGGTCCCGTACGCGGGCCGCGCGCGCCTTACGCCAGGCGTCAGCCCGCTTACGGTGTCAGCGCGGGTCCGGGGCCGGGTCGCCGGCCGGGGCGTCCGCGATGATGACGCCGAGGGCGTCGACGAGTTGGGCGCGCAGCCAGGCGTGGGCCGGATCGGTGTCGTGGCGGTGGTGCCAGGCGACGACGACCGGGACGGGCGGCAGGTCGAAGGGGAGGGTGCGGGCGCACAGCCCCAGGCCGGTGAGGACGGGGCGGCACACCTTCTCGGCGACCACGGTCACGGCCCCGATCCGGGCGGCGAGGCCGAGGGCGGCACTCGCGGTGGGCAGCGCGGCGCACACGTGCCGGCGCAGGCCGAGCCCGGCGAGCGCGTCGTCGACGGGGCCGGACAGGTGGCCCCGGCGCGAGACGGTGACGTGCTCGGCCTCGGCGAAGCGCGCCGGGGTGATCTCGCCCTCGGCCAGCGGGTGGTCGGGTCGCATGACGGCGACCATCCGGTCCGACCCGACCTCCTCCGCGGCGATCTCCGGCCGGTCGGGCGCGGCGGCCCCGACCTCGACGTCGGTGTGTCCGCGGCTCAGGTCGGCGACGTCGGCGGAGGGTTCGGCGAGGAACCTGATCGAGACCAGCGGCGCCTGCCGGGCGACGGCCGTGATCAGGAGCGGGGCCAACGCGGTCACCAGGGCGTCGTGGCAGCGCAGGGTGAAGGTGCGGTCGAGGCGGGCCGGGTCGAGCGTGGTGACCGGGGTCAGGACCGCGCCGGCGCGACGCACCAACTCCCGTGTATCCTGGCGCAGTTCCAGGGCGCGCGGGGTCGGGGTCATGGTGCGCCCGGTGCGGACCAGGATGTCGTCCCCGGTCGCCTTGCGGATACGGGCGAGGGTACGGCTCATCGCCGGCGGGCTCAGGTGCAGGCGCTCGGCGGCCGCGGCGACGCTGTTCTCTTCGAGCAGGGCGTCGAGCGCGACGAGCAGATTCAGGTCCACATGCACCAGGGTAACTTCTGGGCTTACAAGAGTGCACTGGCAATCATCTGTCCGGGCGCCTAGCGTCGAAGGTGCAAGCCGAAGCGGTCGATGCCGAAGTCGATGCTGAGGCCGATGCCGAAGTCGAGACCATGTCGTAGGGGCGCGGGCCGGGTGCCCCGGTCCACCGGCACGGCCACCGGGGCACCCGGGTCGGCTCCCCGCCCCACCGCAGCCGCCATCCCCACCACTCACCAGGAACCCGCCGTGCACCTGACCATCCTCGCCGCCTCCGGCGCCACGGGCCTCGCGCTGACCCGCCAGGCGCTCGACCGCGGGCACACCGTCACCGCCGTCGCCCGTACCCCCGCGCGGATCACGGTCCCCGACGACCCGCGCCTGACCCGCGTCGCCGCCGACGTACGCGACCCCGCCTCCATCGCCGAAGCGCTGCGCGGGAGTCAGGTGGTGCTGTCCGGCCTCGGCGTGGCCAAGGGCGACCGGCCCGGCGCCCTGACGTCCGGCGCCCGCGCGGTGGTCGCCGCCGGACCCGAGCGGATCGTGTGGCTGGGCGCCTACGGCACCGGTCCCTCCGCCCGGTCGGCCGGTCCCGTCACCCGCACGCTCCTCAAAGCGCTCGGCGCCCAACTGCCCGACAAGGTCGCCGCGGACGCCACCGTCCTCCAGGCCGGCGGCACGGTCTTCCACGCGGGGCCGCTCTCCAACGGCCCGCTCGGCCCGCGCCGGCGCACCACGGGCCTCGACGGCGCGCCCAGACGCCTTCTCCCCGCCCGGGTGAGCCGGGAGACGGTGGCCGCGGCCATGCTCGACGAGGCGGAGGACCCGCGCCACGCGGGCCGGATCGCCCTGCCGTTGAGCCGTTGAGAGCCACCGGGCCGCCGAACTGCCTTGCCGCAGAAGGCCGCTGACCGCCCCCGCCTCCCGTCCGGCAAGGGCGCGTCGGCGGTCACGCCACCGGCGAACACGGCGGCCCGGGCCGTTCGGCGCGGCTAGCGTGGCGGCATGAGCGACGTGGTGACGTACGAGGTCAACGGGGTGCGGCTGGTCGGCGACGCGGAGGGGCCGGCCGACGGGGCGGCGGTGCTGCTCCTGCACGGGCTGGGCGAGGACCGCGGCTCGTGGCGGGCCGTGTCGGCGGCGCTGGCGGCGGACGGCCTGCGGACCCTGGCCGTCGACATGCGTGGGCACGGCGAGAGCGACCACCCGGGGGAGTACGCGTACGAGGCCATGCGCGACGACGTCCTCGGCCTGATCGACGCGCTCGGGCAGGAGCAGGTGGTGATCGTCGCCCACTCGATGGGGACCGTGCCCGCCTCGCTGGTGGCGATGGACCGCCCGGCGGCCGTGGCGCGGCTGGTGCTGGAGGAGGGCCCGCTGCCCTTCCCCGCCGAGCCCCGCCGCCCGGTCCCCGAGGGCCCCGACGGCCCCACGCCGTACGACTGGCGGGTGGTGCGGGATGTCGCGGTGCAGCGCAACGCGCCGGCCGTCCGGCACTGGGACGGCCTCGCCGAGATCAGCGCGCCCACCCTGGTGATCGCCGGCGGCCCGGGCAGCCACCTGCCGCAGGACCAGCTCGCGCGGACCGCCGCGCGCATCCCGGACTCCCGCCTGGTGACGATCGACGCGGGACACATGGTGCACGACGAGCGCCCGGCGGAGTTCATCGAGACGGTGCGCGCGTTTCTCGGAAGCGCCCCCGGACCGCGGCGGACCGGGCCGGAAACCGCCTGATGCGCGCGCCGGTTCAGCCGCTGACGTGCACCGCGATCGTCCGGGCGCAGGCCATCGGGTCGGCGCGGCTGGAGTCGACCTCCAGGTCGTAGCTGACTCCGGTGTGGACCAGCGTCGCCTGCCGCGCCGCCATGCCCGGGACCCGGTCGCCGCGCGCGGCCTCCCGGGCGGCGGCCACCGACGGGTCGCAGCGCACCCCCACCCACAGCACACCGAGCCCGGCCGTCGCGTCGCGCCAGCGGGCCTGGGAAGCGGCGCCGCCGAGGAAGACCTCGTCGATGACGAGGTGCGCGCCCGCGCGGGCGGTCGCGGCCATGCCCAGCGCCCACGCGTCGTCGAGCCGGCGGAACTCGGCGCCCGGCACCACCTCCCCGTCGGGCCCGAACGCGATGCCTTCACCGCCGTCCGGCCCCGGGCCGGACTCCGCGTCCTCCTCGCGCATGCGGGCCGGGAGCGCCTCGACCAGGGTGTCGGTGCCGAACGTCAGCCACGGCGGGCCGGGCAGCACGTCCTGCAGAGCGCGCGCGATACTGCTCTTCCCCGAACTGGAGCCGCCGTTCAGAATGATCACCTGGGTGGGCATGTCGCCACCGTAGGCAGGACGAACGGGGAGGTCCAGTGGATTCCGGCAGCGCGGACGGCACGACGGACGGCACGACGGGTGACGGGCGGGGCGAGCGGCGGGGCGACGGGCCGGACGCGCTGCGCGTGATGACCTGGAACCTGTGGTGGCGCTTCGGCGGCTGGCAGGAGCGGCGCGAGGCGATCCTGCGCACCCTCGAAGCCGAACGGCCGGACGTCCTGGGCCTTCAGGAGGTGTGGGCGAGCGGCGGTCCCGACGGGGCGGGCGGGGAGAACCTGGCGGAGTGGCTCGCCGAGCGCCTCGGCATGCACTGGGCCTGGTCGCGCGCGGCGGCGCAGGACCGCTGGCACGCCCGCAACGGCGGCGACACCAGCGTCGACGTCGGCGTGGCCGTACTGAGCCGGCACCCGATCCTGGCGACGGCCGAGCGCCGTCTGCCCACGCTGCCCGGCCACCGCGACGACGGCAAGACCGCGCTGCACGCCCTCCTCGACGTGCCCGGCGGGCCGCTGCCCTTCTTCACCACCCACCTCAACTCCGGTGTCGCCGACTCCGCGGTGCGCTGCGCGCAGGTCCGCGAGCTGGCCGCGTTCGTCGCCGAGCACGCCCACGGGCCCTACCCGCCGGTCGTCACCGGCGACTTCAACGCCGAGCCCGACTTCGACGAGGTGCGGCTGATCTGCGGCTACAAGACCGCGCCCGCCGTCCCCGGGCTGGTGCTCCTCGACGCCTGGCGGTTCGCCGATCCCGCGCTGCCGCAGGGCACCTGGGACATCAGCAACGAGTACGCGGTGAACTTCGGGGATCGCCCGAGCTGTATCGACTACATCCTCGTCGGCCTGCCGGGCCCGGACAGCCGCGGCTGGGTCCGTACCGCCCGCCGCGCCGGCGACCGGCAGGTGGCCGGGGTGTGGCCCTCCGACCACGCCGCCGTGATCGCGGAACTCGCCCTGCCGGAGCCGTCGTTGAAGCTGAGCGGCGCCTGATCCCGGGCGTCCGGGTCAGCGCCACTCGACGGCGAACGCGCGGGCCGGGTTCGCCACGAAGATCGCCTCGGCGGCGTCCTCGCCCAGGGCGGCGGTGACCCGGGGCCGCAGCACCCGCAGCAGGTAGGGGATGCCGGGGGAGCCGCCGGTCGAAGCGCGGGCGGAGGCGAGGACGTTGTCGCCGCCGAGCAGGATCTGGCCGGTGTGCCCTGCCGCGGCGAGTTCCGTGAGGCAGTCCAACAGCCGCCAGTCGGTGCCGTGATGGGCGCGGGAGGGCCCGTCGAAGGCGAGGAACGCGCCGGAGGCGGCCAGTTCGCGGTGGATGCCGGAGTCGGGGAACCGGTTGAGGTGGCCGAGCAGGATGCTGGTCACCGGGACGCCCAACTCGCCGTGCAGCAGCGCGAGTACATCGACCGCGGCGGTGCCCATCTCGTGGTGGACGCCGATCGGCGCGCCCGTGGCGTGGTGCGCCCGCGCCGCCGCCGTCATCACCTCGCGGGTGTGCCCGTCCAGGCCGTGGAACATCCCGGCCACCTTGATCATGCCCGCCTTCGCGTCGCCGCGCGGCCCGTCCGGATCGTCGCCGGCGAGCATGCCCTCGGCCAACTCGGCGGTGAAGAAGGCCGCGAGGCCGTCCGACCGCAGCCGGTCCAGCAGCGCGGGAGCGTAGTGCGTGACCTGGTGCAGGCCGGTCGCCGCCACCACATGCACCCCGGCCGCCCTCGACAGCGCGGGCAGTCCGGCGGCCGTGCGGCCCAGCCCGAACGGTGTCCACTGCGCCACCGCCGCGCCGCCCACTGCCCGGAACGCCGCCAACTCCGCCTCCGCGGCGGCCGGATCGTCCAGTTCCTGCCCGGCGAACGCGGGCGCGGCGAAGAACAGGTGGTCGTGCGCGTCGGTCACCCCGAGCCGCTCGGGCGCGATGTCGCCGAGCACCGTGCGTACGGTCTTCACCCGGCACCGCCGTCCGCGCCGCTGCCGCTGCCGCTGCCGACGCCGATGGCCGTGCCGGTGTCGTTCGCCGAGCCGCCCTCCGGGGTCACCCCGAGGTCGGCAAAGGCCGCCGCGGCGACCCGCAGCCCCGCCAGCGCCTTGGGCACGCCGACGTACGGCGCGAGGTGCACCATCACCTCGACGATCTCCGCGGGGGCGATGCCGGTCCGCAGCGAGTTGCGGACGTGGTCGTCGAGTTGGGGCTCCACGCCGCCGAGCGCGGTGAGCGCGGCGAGGTTCGCGACGAGGCGGTCCCGCAGGGCGAGGCCGTCGCGCTGGTAGGTGCCGCCGAACAGCGCGGTGACGATCCAGTCGGCGAACCCCGGCGCCAGGGTGTCCAGCGGGGACAAGGTGCCCTCGACGGTGCCCGGTCCGGCGAGTTCGCCGAGCAGCCGGTAGCCCGCCTCGCGATCGATCTTCGCCTGCTTCACCACTGCCTCCCGGTGTCGATGGCGTCCAGTTCGGGCCGCGACAGGTGCAGCACCTGGAAGCGCTCGGCCCCGGGCTCCTCGGGCGCGGCGTCCCGCCACAGCGTGAAACGCAGCAACTCCCAGTGCCGCGGGTCGACCAGCAGGGCGGCGGAGTGCGCGCCGGGCCGTGCGGCCACCTCCCGCAGCTCCGCCAACTCGCGTGCGACGGCCTCCGCGAGCGGTTCGCCGGCGGCCACTTGCCGGGCCGCTCGGGTGGCGGCGGCCGGCGGCTGCGCCACCTCCGGACCGCGTTCGAAGCCGAGCCCGGTCCAGTGCTCGACCGTCGGGCGGCCGAAGTCGTCCACCAGGGAACGGAATCCGGGTCCCCACAGGAAGCTGTTCATGCCCTGGGCGGTGTTCCACAGGTAGAAGGGCGCGTACTCGTTCACCGGCGAGCCGTCGGTGCCGCGCTCCCGGATCAGGTACGCCTTCTGCCCCAACCCCGGGAAGGCGTCGAGCAGATGGCCACGAGTCGCGACCCGCTGTCTGATGATGCCCATGTCGTAGTCGGCGGGCAGGGCGATGCGGTAGTTCATGCCGTGCACGGGTGGATGCTCCCTCGTCCGGTACGAGCCGTCGCGCGGGTGCGCGCGGGTGCGTACGCGTCCTCGTGTCGTGGTGCCCGCACGTCTCGTGCGGGCCAAGTGCCTTGACGGGCACAGCGGTTCGGGCCCTCGGCCGGTGTACGGCGACGGACGGCCGTACGGTCGCGGGCCGGTGCCGCGTTGATCAGGCGGCCGGGTGAAGCGGCAGGATGAAGCAGCCGGGTCAGGCGGCCGGGTCGGTCGCGGCGGCTCGGAGCAGGCCGAGCGCACCGCGCACCGCCTGGTCGAACGGTTCGCGGTCGCCGGCCGCGCGGGCGAGTACGTAACCGCCCTGGACGACCGCGGCCAGCGCCGCTGCCGTGTCGCCCGCGTCGATCTCCGGGCGCAGCTCCCCGGCCGCGATGCCGTCGGCGACGATCCCGGCGAGCCGTCCGCGCAGCCACGCGAACGTGTCGCGGACGGGCTCCCTCAGCTCGTCGCTGGCGATCACCTCCGGGTCCATCGCCATCCGGCCGACCCGGCAGCCGCGCAGCGGCTCCCGCTCGCGCATCAGATACGCGCCGACCCGCGCCACCGCGGTGTCGCCCTCGGCGAGCTGCGCGTCGGCCTGCGCCCGCAACTGCGCCGCGCTGCGCCGCATCGCCGCGGCCGCGAGGTCGGGCTTGCCCTTGAAGTGGTGGTACATGCTGCCCTGCCCGGCACCGGCCCGCTCCTGGATGGCCTTCGGGCTGGTGCCGACGTACCCGCGCTCCCAGAGCAGTTCCTGCGCGCTTGCGACGAGGCGTTCCGCGGTGTCCATGACCTCATCGTACATACTAGTAGGTACAGAACCAAGCCCGAAGAACGGCGGCGGGTGGACCCCGCCGCCGACCGGACCCGGAAGTGGACCCGGAAATGGGCCCGGAATGTGGTCGGGTGCGTCAGGCGAAGTACACGTCGGACCCGGCGACCACCGTGCCGAAGCGGGGGAAGTTCAGCGCCACCGCCGCCTCGTGCTCGGCCGCCGTCAGCCCCGACATCGCGTCGTGCGCGAACACCAGTCGGTAGCCGAGGTCGGCGGCGGCCCGCGCGGTGGACTCCACGCCCATGTTCGTGGCGATCCCGGCGAGCACCAGGGTGTCGATGCCGCGCTCCCGCAGGCGCGCGTCCAACTCGGTGCCCTGGAAAGCCCCGACCGTGCGCTTGACCAGCAGCGCGTCCGCGACCGCGGCGACCTGCGGCACCAGATCGCTGCCGGGTGGCTGCTCGGCCGCGCCCGACCGGCGCGCCCGCACCGCCACCACCGGCGCGCCCGCCGCGCGGAAGGCCGCCGCCAGCCGCACCGCCGCGGCGACCACCTCCGACCCCGGGTGCGGGGCCAGCGGCAGCGCGACGATCCGGTCCATCAGGTCGACGAGCACGAGGGCGGTACGGGCGGGGTCGAGGCCCGGCGCGAGCGGGGACTCGCGGGTGTCGCCGGCCGCGCGGTAGTCGTGATCATGTGCGGTCATGATCGGACCCTACCGGCCGGGCCCGCTTCGCGCGTACGGATCGAACGGGGTGGTGTGGTAGGGCAGTTGGGGCGGGTGAGGATCGCATCCGGCACCGCGCGGACCCGGTGCCGGACCGGCCGCCATAGCGCATCCGGGCGCCCCCGCGTGCGGCTTCCGCCTTCTTCTGCCGGGTGGGTCCAACACCGATAGGCTGGAAGCGGACGACGATGTGGGAGGAGTCAGGACGTGGCTGAGAGCACCATCGGACAGCCGTTGGCCAACGGGAAGAAGCCCCAGGTGGATCTGACCGGGGCCGAGTGGCTGTCCAGCAGCCAGGGCACCGGGGATGTGCAGATCGCTTTCGTGGAGGGGTACATCGCGATGCGTGACGGCCGCAACCCCGAGGGGCCCGCGCTGATCTTCACCCCCGCGGAATGGCGTGCCTTCGTGCTGGGCGCCCGCGACGGCGAGTTCGATCTGACCTGACCCCTCGGGGCGGTGGGTTCCGCGGTCGCGGGACCCACCTGCCGACGACGCGCTGCCGCGCGGTTCCCGCTTCGGCCGCGCGCCTACGGCCAGTTGCCCAGCGGCGGCAGCGGACCGCCGCGCAGCGGCTCTTCGGGGTGCCGCCCGGCCAGCCACGCGGCGAGGTCGGTGAGGCGGCCCTCGACGGACAGCGGTGACCCGGAGCCGTGCGACCAGCGGAAGTCCGCGTCCGTGGCGGTGAGCGACACCCGGTATCCGTCCGGCACGCGGGGCGCGAGGAAGCCGATGAGGTGGGTGCACAGCGGTGTCGACCACGCGTGGGTGTGGTAGCCGAGGTCCGCGTCGGCCGTGTGGATCTCCAACTCCCGCCACCAGGCGAGCCCGGCGTCGCGCAGGGTGCCGTCGCGGTAGCGGACCGGCCGCTCCCAGTCGTCCGGCCCGACCAGGGACCAGGACGCCTCGACCTCGTCCAGCGCGTCCGCGAGCGCGGGCGCGAGCTGCTGCACCGGGCGCCGGTGCCCGGCCTCGATGGCGGCGTCACGGGTGGGGCGCCCCCCGTCGTAGACGTCGATGAGCTTGCCGCGCAGGGCGTAACGGGCCTGCCGGGCAAGGGCGAGGCCGACCCCCTCGATGTGGGTGAGCACATGGCCGCGGCTCCAGCCGGGCAGCGGGCTCGGCCCGCGCAGTACCTCGTCGGTGAGAGCCGGCAGCAGGGCGCGCAGCCGCGACTGCCCCTCGGCGAGCGCCGCCTGGAGATCGGCGGGTGCGGTTCCGGTCACGGCCACAGCAGTCCACGCTCCCAACCGGCTTCCGTGCGGCGGTAGTCGACGCGGGTGTGCCGGCGTTCCCGGTCGCCCTGCCAGAACTCCACCTGCTCGGCGTGCAGCGTGTACAGCGTCCAGCCGGGCGCCACCAGCCCAGGCTCTGCCGCGATCCGCTCGGCGGCGGTGCGCACGTCGGCGTCGCGGGCGGCGAGGTCGGACAGCGGGGTGCTCTGCCGGCCGAGCAGCGCCTCGGCCCGGGCGCCGGGGGAGCGGGCGAGGAAGTCGGCGGCGGACTCCTCGGGGTTGCCGGGGCGCACGGTTCCGCGCACCCGCACCTGGCGGGCGAGCGGGGACCAGTAGAAGGTGAGCGCCGCGGCGGTGTGGCCGGACAGCTCGCGGCCCTTGCGGCCGCCGGCGTCGGCGGCGAACTGCCAGCCGTCAGCGGTGACGTTCTTGCAGATCAGCACCCGTGCCGACGGGGTGCCGTCGAGGCCGGTG comes from Streptomyces sp. NBC_00448 and encodes:
- a CDS encoding LysR family transcriptional regulator codes for the protein MDLNLLVALDALLEENSVAAAAERLHLSPPAMSRTLARIRKATGDDILVRTGRTMTPTPRALELRQDTRELVRRAGAVLTPVTTLDPARLDRTFTLRCHDALVTALAPLLITAVARQAPLVSIRFLAEPSADVADLSRGHTDVEVGAAAPDRPEIAAEEVGSDRMVAVMRPDHPLAEGEITPARFAEAEHVTVSRRGHLSGPVDDALAGLGLRRHVCAALPTASAALGLAARIGAVTVVAEKVCRPVLTGLGLCARTLPFDLPPVPVVVAWHHRHDTDPAHAWLRAQLVDALGVIIADAPAGDPAPDPR
- a CDS encoding endonuclease/exonuclease/phosphatase family protein, giving the protein MTWNLWWRFGGWQERREAILRTLEAERPDVLGLQEVWASGGPDGAGGENLAEWLAERLGMHWAWSRAAAQDRWHARNGGDTSVDVGVAVLSRHPILATAERRLPTLPGHRDDGKTALHALLDVPGGPLPFFTTHLNSGVADSAVRCAQVRELAAFVAEHAHGPYPPVVTGDFNAEPDFDEVRLICGYKTAPAVPGLVLLDAWRFADPALPQGTWDISNEYAVNFGDRPSCIDYILVGLPGPDSRGWVRTARRAGDRQVAGVWPSDHAAVIAELALPEPSLKLSGA
- a CDS encoding NAD(P)-dependent oxidoreductase encodes the protein MHLTILAASGATGLALTRQALDRGHTVTAVARTPARITVPDDPRLTRVAADVRDPASIAEALRGSQVVLSGLGVAKGDRPGALTSGARAVVAAGPERIVWLGAYGTGPSARSAGPVTRTLLKALGAQLPDKVAADATVLQAGGTVFHAGPLSNGPLGPRRRTTGLDGAPRRLLPARVSRETVAAAMLDEAEDPRHAGRIALPLSR
- a CDS encoding alpha/beta fold hydrolase; translation: MSDVVTYEVNGVRLVGDAEGPADGAAVLLLHGLGEDRGSWRAVSAALAADGLRTLAVDMRGHGESDHPGEYAYEAMRDDVLGLIDALGQEQVVIVAHSMGTVPASLVAMDRPAAVARLVLEEGPLPFPAEPRRPVPEGPDGPTPYDWRVVRDVAVQRNAPAVRHWDGLAEISAPTLVIAGGPGSHLPQDQLARTAARIPDSRLVTIDAGHMVHDERPAEFIETVRAFLGSAPGPRRTGPETA
- a CDS encoding DUF4865 family protein, coding for MHGMNYRIALPADYDMGIIRQRVATRGHLLDAFPGLGQKAYLIRERGTDGSPVNEYAPFYLWNTAQGMNSFLWGPGFRSLVDDFGRPTVEHWTGLGFERGPEVAQPPAAATRAARQVAAGEPLAEAVARELAELREVAARPGAHSAALLVDPRHWELLRFTLWRDAAPEEPGAERFQVLHLSRPELDAIDTGRQW
- a CDS encoding carboxymuconolactone decarboxylase family protein, coding for MKQAKIDREAGYRLLGELAGPGTVEGTLSPLDTLAPGFADWIVTALFGGTYQRDGLALRDRLVANLAALTALGGVEPQLDDHVRNSLRTGIAPAEIVEVMVHLAPYVGVPKALAGLRVAAAAFADLGVTPEGGSANDTGTAIGVGSGSGSGADGGAG
- a CDS encoding phosphotriesterase family protein, producing MKTVRTVLGDIAPERLGVTDAHDHLFFAAPAFAGQELDDPAAAEAELAAFRAVGGAAVAQWTPFGLGRTAAGLPALSRAAGVHVVAATGLHQVTHYAPALLDRLRSDGLAAFFTAELAEGMLAGDDPDGPRGDAKAGMIKVAGMFHGLDGHTREVMTAAARAHHATGAPIGVHHEMGTAAVDVLALLHGELGVPVTSILLGHLNRFPDSGIHRELAASGAFLAFDGPSRAHHGTDWRLLDCLTELAAAGHTGQILLGGDNVLASARASTGGSPGIPYLLRVLRPRVTAALGEDAAEAIFVANPARAFAVEWR
- a CDS encoding inositol monophosphatase family protein; this encodes MSVAPSSDLDRALLDTVTAAVRAAGATLRERFTADARGSGLDEIVGEIHANDAAVLDVLMPPLLTDRPGSRWAEDELAGGALPPGEWWVVDPAEGNINHVHGMPDWAVTATLVRDNRPVLTAVHLPLTGETYTAVAGLGARLDGRPLRVSAKNDLAAALTGTGQAKPGEDERTFRRIGASVTAMLVAGLVVRVSVPATLQLIHVAAGRMDAFWQFSDVRSGLVAGALLVAEAGGTVTDIDGAPWSLTSRDFLAAAPGVHAATAEVLAPIAA
- the cpt gene encoding chloramphenicol phosphotransferase CPT, producing MPTQVIILNGGSSSGKSSIARALQDVLPGPPWLTFGTDTLVEALPARMREEDAESGPGPDGGEGIAFGPDGEVVPGAEFRRLDDAWALGMAATARAGAHLVIDEVFLGGAASQARWRDATAGLGVLWVGVRCDPSVAAAREAARGDRVPGMAARQATLVHTGVSYDLEVDSSRADPMACARTIAVHVSG
- a CDS encoding MerR family transcriptional regulator, coding for MNGPTLYSIGELARRTGTTVKTVRYYSDRGLLPLADRSPAGYRRYAHDAVARLDLVRTLRELGLDLAAVRKVVDRELALPEVAAVHADALDVQIRVLRLRRAVLAAVAERGATPEETRLMYRLAMLSETERRRLVGDFLGAAFADVAGDPRFAGIMRSMTPELPDHPDAEQVRAWVELAELAQDPRFRAHLRQLVEEQAAGHPPGEPPMLHGSLAAIVRDQVAPAVAAGADPASPRADPIVAVLLTRCAHLLDRGDGDGDGDGDGDGEGDGDSGDGAGPDPRRRLAARLERMNDPRRERYFALLAVINGWPEPESLRPVLDWAARALHARAPR
- a CDS encoding GNAT family N-acetyltransferase codes for the protein MNATVVLAAPATPTAPALVLRPWCEGDAAALVEAYRDPGMRRWTSRCPDSEHDAVRWVRAEERGWAQGDRFGFAVLETAPDGAPPGLVGNMVLKDVASGVPRAEVGYWTVARARGRGVAPRALEALTAWSFDVFGAAGLERLELLHQLDNAASCRVAEKGGYRFDRLLPAAPPAYPLDGHLHVRHAAA